ACGTTGCTCGCAGTGATGGATGTGAATGAGGTTTATAGCCACGATAAGAAACTGGAGATTCCAAACGTCTTTGGTACTGAGGATGAGGCACATCCTGGCGTGGCAGCCGTGATGGCTGAAGGTGACTGGCTGTTGGGTGGACCCATCCATGTCCTCACCGTGACCCCAGAGCATGAGCCAGGTGAACAATTCACCGCACATCGACTTGCACCAAGTGCAACACGAAAAGAATTCTCGGATCGCGGCTGGTCTACGATTGCTGCTTTCCAGACACGCAATCCAATCCATCGGGCTCATGAGTATCTCTGTAAGTGCTCACAAGAAATTTGTGATGGTCTCCTGATCCATCCGCTTGTGGGTGAAACCAAACCTGGAGATATTCCAGCAGATGTCAGGATGGAATGTTACGAGACCATTATCGACAAGTATTTCGTAGATGAACGTACCTTGCTGTCCGTGATGCCGGCAGCGATGCGTTATGCGGGCCCCCGTGAAGCAGTGCTCCATGCACTTGTTCGACAGAACTATGGTGTCTCGCACTTTATTGTTGGTCGAGATCACGCTGGTGTGGGTGACTATTACGGCACGTACGATGCACAGAATATCTTCGATACTTTCGCAGACGGTGAGATTAAGGTCATTCCACTCAAATTTGAGCACGCGGCCTATAGCAAGAAGGCCCAAGGCATGGTCTCCGCTAAGACCTTCCCCAAAATTGAGGGTGATCAGATCTTCCTTTCAGGAACCAAGGTTCGCGAAATGCTGGACCGCGCGGAGCGGCCACCAAAGGAATTCTCACGCGAAGAAGTTGCAGATGTCTTGATTAAATGGGCAACATCAGAGGTTCCAGCAGGGGCCTAATTGAGTAGAGATGAAATACGTTGTTGGGTTGGGTTTTAAAAACCGGCGTCACAACACTAACTTGGAGATGATTGAACGAAAATGGCTGATCAAGTAGCAACGAACATTACTTGGCATGAAGGTGAGATCACCGCTGAGAAACGGCACGAGAACATGGGGCAGCAGGGCGCTACGCTTTGGCTCACCGGTCTATCCGGTAGTGGAAAGAGCACAGTTGCAGTTGCTCTTGAGCAAATGCTTATCGCAAGAGGCAAACATGCTTATCGATTAGATGGCGATAATGTTCGGCATGGCCTGAACAAGAACCTCGGTTTTTCTGCCGAAGATCGAACTGAGAATATTCGTCGTATTGGTGAAGTGACTAAGCTCTTCGCCGAATCAGGCATGATCTCAATTACAAGCTTTATAAGTCCTTATAAAGCAGATCGCGATTTAGCTCGTACCGCTCATGAAGAAGCTGGTATTCCTTACTTTGAAGTCTACGTCGAGTGCCCACTAGAAGAGGCAGAACGACGTGATCCAAAGGGGCTTTATAAGAAAGCCCGGGCTGGCGAGATCAAGGGCTTCACAGGGATCGATGATCCATACGAAGAACCAGATGCAGCAGAGCTTGTGATTCGCACAGATCAGCAGACCATTGAAGAAAGTGCTGCCACTTTGCTGAGCTTGCTAGAAACCAAGGGCATCATCTAGGTCGCAGTATTGGCTTATTGAAATTGTTGATACACGGGCTCGCCTTCATGGCGGGCCCGTTTTTTTTAGCGTCTTGGTTTAGACGGTCCAAATGGCATCCATGACCAGGGGTCGTGCGCGATTGTTCCAACGAGTTCAACAGAGGTCGCACCATCGAGATGGACGAGAGGAAGGCCTTGTTTTTTGCCGCGTGAAACTGGGATGCCTGCAGTGCCAAGATTGCCAGAACCGGAATCGACTATCTGGCCATTCTCATCGAACCACCACTGATCGAATTCCCAGGGGTTCGCAGGCGCATCATCACCATCGACGGTGGAGCGTTCAAAATCACCTGCCCCTGGTGGGCGAAGCTCCATATAACCCCATTTGGTACCGGGGACAGCTCCCAGATTCGCATCAGGATCATGCGACGAAGCGAAGAGAATCATGCGGGACGGTTGCACGACTTCGCTCAATCTTGTTGCGGCCAGGCGTTCAGATGCATACCGACTTCCCCAGGGATGGTAGCGTTTCGCAAGACCACCATGACGCGAGTCACCGCCAAGTGCTATTGAGTTGAGGCCAAAGCTTGGTCGTAGGCCTACACCGATTTCGCTTGCGGAGGCAGAGCCTGATCCATAGACGTTGTTGGCGACTTCTGCGTCCATAAGGTCCAGGACAGCACTGTCACGGTAGTCCGCCATAAAGGTCTTGTATCCGCCACCCATATAGGGAGCGAGTCTCCAGACATAGCTCGCTGCATCTTCTGGATTAATCTGACGCCCATCGACCTTAGCCTCAAGTTCGATTGGCATATCTGCAGCATTCGCGTAATCACTCGGTGCTGAGTAGCCGGGCATCAATTCGCCATTGTTATCCGAACTCGATTGCGTATAACCACTGGCCATCTGCCGAAGGGCATCAGTCGATCGAGCTTGTGTGGCTGTCTCTGATGCGCCAGAAATTGCCACGATGGTAATCGATGCAAGAATAGCAATGATGCCCAAGACAACGAGGGTCTCGATAATCGTAAATGCTCTAGGAGTCTTTTTGTACTTTAAATACATACAAGTCGATCCTTGTTTAGCCACCGCAGTAAACAACATCATCGAATTTATCCAGGACACCTGTCCCCGCGCCAATGAAGTCTTCAACGGAATAGTCGTTTCCACCGATTGGTGTTTCAATACTTCCTGGACCATCAGTGGCAGCAAAGTAAATGCCATCAGGTCCGGCAGAGATCAAAACGATGCTGCCTCGAGCGATAGAGTCCCAGTTCGTAACAGGCTTCAACTCGTTTTCATTTTTGATGGGGTTGCCAATGGCTGGCTGGCGAAGAATTTGAGCCAGTGCTGCATGACGCGCCTCATCATTACTAGCCAAGGCATCATCGTTGCTCAGAATGCTACCGCCATTCCAATTCGCAAAGTTTTGATCGTTGCTATCAATATTCCCTGATAGAAGGTAGGGCAGCGCTGTCTCAAGGTAGAACTGCGGCCTGGCGGTCAAATCGCTATTGGTGAGATCGCCACGTGTACGTGTCTGTCGGAAATAGAGAATGGGGCGGCCCCAGCCGTCGACGAGATCGGGCAAAAGCACTTCACTGCCTCCAAAGCCCGGGGAATACTGTTCAGAACCATTCATTTCAATGTCTAACATTTCACGTTCACTTGGTGAAAAGTAGGGTGAGAATTTACGACCTTTAATCGTTGGGCCTTCTCCAATTCGTTGAAGATTGAACTTCATTTTGTAATTGCCATCATCACTGTTGTCATCGAAACTGACCTCATTCCAACCATCATCATCTAAGTACGCTCCGTATGCATCTCCTCCAATCTCATCTTCAACGACATAGCCACCCATCAAGTGAAGGAGTGCATTTTCAGTGCCACTGATTTTGGGGCTGCCTGCAAGAATCGCCTCAGGCACGACGCCGGGTAGGAAGCCGTGATCTTGGCGGAATTTCTCACATGATTGTGCAAAGCTATCCATGACAGCAGTGGTTTGCGCTGCATAGGCTCTATTGCGTGCACTTGAGAGGGCAACCAAGAGAATGCCTAGCAAAATCACAATGATTGAAATCACCACCAGTATCTCAATCAGCGTGAAGCCTGAACGAGAGAACGGCTTTTGAAATCTATGCATTTGTTTCAAACGGGATGAAGCGTACATGTGCGGCGTCTCCAAAAGAAATCCATGACCTGTGTTCACGCGAACACCCTCGGCCACAGGACCGCACCGGCCCGTCACGCTCATCCGCTTCATCTGAAGGATAGCACCCTGAGCAGGCGAGGCGAGTACTTCTTTGGCATTGAAGGTGTCTTTTGCCAGTTTGGTCGCATCCTAGTGCTTTTTTGGGGCATTGAGTTGGGTTTTCAAAGCTCATACTGAGTGAGTGAGCAGGGTCGTTGGCCGAGCTCCGAGCTTTCCTGGTAGGATCCAAGTGCTGATTCAAGATGCGTTCATAAGAGCCCTTGAGTTGTGCTACCTATGGACGGGCCCGCTGCAGATCTACCCCGACAAGATCGCTGACGGCTCTCTCCTTGTCGGGTTGAGGATGTATGTGGTGAAACTGTACATTGGCAATTTGGCCTTCTCAACGACGCAGGCTGACCTAGAGCAAGCCTTCGCCCAGTTTGGCGAGGTAAGTGATGCAACAATTATCAACGATCGTGAAACCGGGCGATCACGCGGTTTTGGATTCGTTGATATACCTGATGACGCATCTGCGAGAGAGGCCATCAGCAAGATGGATGGCACAGATATCGGGGGCCGCGAAATTAAGGTCAATGAAGCGAAGCCTCGGCGTTGATCGTCAGCTCTTGAAGCTTCTTCTTAATCGTTGATTGCAGTCTGAAATATCAGACACTTTTAACGGGCGCGCTCACAAGCGATGTCACTCACTCTGGTGTGGACGTTGGAGGCGTCTGGTTTGCATCTTCGGTAGGGGATGACCAGGGTGTGCCATCCGGATTGAGCCGCATCAATTCAATATCGCGAAATGCAACCGGGTGGCTTTCTGCTTGGAGTGAGATATATCCAGAGCCAAGCCTGTCTTGCCCCTGAGCTTTGTCGATCATCTGCTTGGCATCTGGATCATTGGCATCGAGTATTGGGTTTTGATACTCATGTACGAGGGTGCCATTGATGTAATGGCGTATTCGCTGGCTGCCGAGTACTTCAACTTCCATATTGACCCATTGATCACCGTGATAAGTCTCTGCCTTCGAATCAATGATATGGGCTTTGGTGAGCTGATTGTCGACTTCAATATGCGTTCCAGGTGTGCAGACATTTCCTGTTGCTCGCTCATTTGTTCCATCACCGCCTAAGAACTGAAACTCGATGCAGACAGGAAATGGTTGATCCTGGCGCATGGTTTTTGGATCTTGGCAGTGAAGCATGACCCCGCTGTTGCGCCACGCCCATCCCGGTCCACCTGGGACTTGCTCGCCGGTAAAGCGGTACTTAAGTCGCAGGCGATAGTTTTCAAAGGGTTGTTGGTAGAACAAGTGCCCAAAGCGATCGTCAAATCGCTTGTAATCATCATAGCGCATCTTGATGGCACGATTTTCAACATGGGCCGTATGTAGAGGATTTTCTCCCAGTTCGTGTCCATTGACCTTCATGGTCCAACCATCAAGGTTCTCACCATTAAACAAAGGGATCCACTGGCCAGAGTTACCACTCTGGCTTGGTGTGGCCTGTAATGTTTCATCGATTCCGGCTTGCCCAAGATGGCTCTGGGATTGCTCGATCTCTTGTTGGCCATGAGCCAGAGGCATCATGGCAAGGAGCGTAAAAGAAAGCAGGACAACTGACATGTGGAAAGTGTTCATCGCAAAGCTCCTTTGATTCGGAATATTACCGGGCTTTGGGTATCGACGAACATCAGCATGGAAAATCAACAGGCATCGCAAAAGTGAAACCGCCCGGAATGGGGGTACCGGGCAGTTCCACAAGGAGAGAAAGAGAGTCTTGGGGAGAGAGAAGAGGGTTCTGATAATCTAAGAAACAGGTCCTTTTGAATCAGACGGGTATTCCTAAAAATCTTCCTCCCGTCTAATAAGAGATACGTCGTAATTTGGTGGTCGGTGCGTTTGTAGTGTGATCTTATTGGTCTTTTTTTGAAAAACCCCCGCTCTGGTCGTACCAGAGCGGGGGTTTTGTCTGAAAAGTGGTCCATGTAAAGGAAACGTATGACCTGGACAAGGACCTCCAGAAGAGAGAAGGCGAGGACCTACGAAACGATCGTAGGTTGAAGCGAGGGAATCGTGTCTTCTATTAAGAGTTATGCGCTTCTCTCTGCTCTCACGGGAAAATAAGCCGGATTCTTAGAAAACTTTTTTAGAGAAGGGGGGGGCAACCATTTTTTATGCGAAAAACATGGTTTATGCCCGAAATCAACCCAAGACAAAAACAGCCCAAGCTGTCTAGAGGTTCTCAAGTTTCTCTGCCGTGTCGTATTCAATCAGGGCATCGGCGACTGACTGAAAACCTCCGCCTAAGAGTTCCTGAAGATTGAACGAACGTCCCAAGCGATGATCGACGGCCATATTGTCTTTGTAGCGATAGGTCCTGATTTTTTCCGCACGGTTACCGCGGCCAATCATGGCGCGCCGTTCGGCAGAACGCTGCGCTGTTTGCTCAGCAACTTGGCGTTCATAAATACGAGCTCGCAGCAATTGCCATGCAAGTTGCCGGTTTTGTGATTGGCTCTTGGTGTCTTGCATCCGGACTTCGACACCGCTGGGCTCATGAATGAGGTGCACCGCAGTGGCAACTTTATTGACATTTTGCCCGCCAGGCCCCTGACTGGTGGTGATCATCTCCTTGACGTCCTTGGGGTCAAGATCCACCTCAACCTCTTCTGGTTCCGCAAGCACCGCTACAGTTGCTGTGGAGGTATGAACCCGCCCTTGGGTTTCGGTGGCCGGCACACGTTTGACTTGATGTGTGCCACCTTCAAAACCAAGCATGGTCCAAACACCTTCGCCCTCAATTTGCAGCACGATGCACTTGAAGCCACCATGATCACCAGGGGAAAGCTCAATGTCCTTGACAGTCCACTTTCGATCGGTGGCATAGCGGCGATACATTTCCAAAAGATCACCCGCCCAGAGGGCCGCTTCATCGCCACCAACACCTGCACGCACTTCAAGAATCACGGAACCGATTGCATCATCATCTGCATTAACGAGTCGGCATTGAATCGAGGCCACAATCTCCTCAGCTTTTTGATGCAGATCCGGCAGCTCGGCACGGGCAAATTGAGTGAGCTCTTCGTCAGTACCATCTAAGACCGTTTGTTCGAATTCATCAATTTCAGAACGGAGATCAAGGTACTTACGATATTCAGTCACCAGTGGATCAAGCGCGGCGCGCTTGATGTTTCGAGAACGTACCTCGCGATGGTCGGCCAGCACTTCAGGATCTTCAAGTTCTTTGGTGAGTTGTTCATGCTGGATTGACAGCGCGTCTAGCTTGGTCGTTATTTTGGAATGCAGGTCGTAGCTCATGGTTTATGTTCGATGAGGATGACTGCCAGCGTTTTTATTGCGCAAGCGCACAGAAATGAAGGCACCATGAAAGGGTGCCAGAGGGTGAGCATAAGTTCAATATAGCTATCGCGCCTTAGAAGATGATTTGCCTTTGTTGGCTTCTTTCTTCTTGAAGTAGTCGCCTTGGAACTTCTTCTGGAACTTCTCAACACGGCCAGCAGTATCAACAAAGCTAGATTTGCCCGTGTAAAAAGGATGCGAGCCAGACCAGATCTCAACATTGAGCTCAGGCACTGTTGCGCCAACAGTCATCACTTGTTCACCACGATAGAACACTTTGCATTCGTGGTGGTACTCAGGGTGTATGTCCTTCTTCATGGTGGACGCTCCAAGATCTACTGATGGCATCAATTCGGGTCGCTGAGCCCCTTCGAAGGGCAGGACGGAGTAGCTTAGAAAACTGGCCACAAGATGCAAGCCCAAAGTGCCTTCATCATGGTTGAAATGCCTCTTAGGGCATTAAGCCAGTCGATCGTGTTGGTTTATCGGTATTCAAAGAAAAGGCCCATCGACTGATGGGCTCAGATGATTTAGCTCCCCCGCCTGGACTCGAACCAGGAACCTAACGGTTAACAGCCGTTCGCTCTACCAATTGAGCTACAGGGGAATGGGTTGATCGGCTGGGAAGGATACCCCGTCCTAGGGCAGGGGGTCAATGTCCAAACCAAAAACACGGCTCTATCTTCTTGGACCTAGATCGGGCCGGACCGGCCTGGGACCCATTTGGCCTGCGGAGTCCTGCTTTATTGGCCTGTGGTCCGGAGCTGTTGGATAATGCCCGGCCAGGCCTGACCGATCGCTTCTGGATCGACTTTGATACTCAGCAGGTAGGCGATGTACTCCACGACACCCCGCATCTGCTCATTCCAGCCACTTGCCATTGTCTCCAGTGCTGTTTGGCCACTGTTGTTTCGAATGTTGCGATCGGCACCTTTGGCTAAGAGCAATGTGACGGTATTGGCATGTCCGAAAAAGGCTGCTGCATGCAGCGGTGTGCCGCCATCGGCATTTCGGCGGTTGATATCTGCGTTCGCCTCCAAGAGCAATGTGACAGCATCGTCTTGGCCCATCACAGCTGCCCAAGCCAGTGGAGAGATACCTTTTTCGTCGAGTCGATTGACATCAGCGCCTGCGTCGATGTCTTTTTTAAGTGCAGCAATATCACCATCTTTGGCAGCACTCGACAATAGGGGCCGAGCGGGCTTGGGTAGGAGTATTGAGTACTTACCACCATGTTCAGCGAGTAAGAGTGCAACCTTGGGGCGGCTGGCTTTCACTTGCTCCATATCAGTTGAGAGACCAAGCCATCCTGACCAGAACTCTGCAATATCTTGCATTTCATCGTTCCATGGCGCGGCTGTAATGTCTGTGGGCGTGTAGCCATCATTGTTGATGATGTTGGGGTCAGCGCCTGAAGTCAGTAATAATTCCACGGCGTCATACTCACCAAAGAATGCAGCACCATGCAGTGGTACACCGCCATCATTTGAAGTGGCATTGACCTCGGCGCCGTGCTCGATCAAATAACGCATCGCATCGATTTGTCCAGCAATTGCGGCGAGGCCAAGGGCACTGCCGCCGCCCTCATCGCGTGCGTTTACATCAGTCCCTTGATCGAGGTGTGTTTTGATTGCATCGACGTCACCCAATTTGGCTGCAGCAAACAAGCTTTCATCGGGGGATTGCTTTCCGCCAATAATCGGGGGTGGTTCTGGTAGTTGAGCCCAGAGAGGCATATCGATGCCCGTGATCTCTGGCTCAATCATGGCTCGGCGGTTGCGAACGAATTCGCGTATGCGATCGGGATCGAATGATGACTTCTGGGCTGCAGAAAGATGTGCTCGGGACATTGCCTCGACACGATCAATGTCCGCAAGAATTGTTTCTTCGTGCCAGACATCCGTAAGCAGCTGTTGCATCGTTTGAGCGTAGCGCTCTCGGGCAGACGGTATCTGATAGAGACGGTAGGCGAGACGGCCAACAGTTCGCACTGAACGGGGCGAGGCGGGGTCCTCACCTAATTTGCTATAGGTTTCAAACATGGCGTCGGCACCCCATGGAATGAAGTGCAGTTTATGAGTCTCAGGATTGTGATACACAAAGAAGTTGTTGCGGTTGCCAGCGTATCCATCCCAAAAACTCAGCAATCCTTCCATGGCCCAGAATTTGTAAAACGCATCTTGATCAACAACCTTCCAGATCGCTTCTTCTGCTTCTGCATCATCTTCAATTTCAAGGGCATTAATCAAAGCCTGTAGTTGTGCTAAGCCAGTTTTCTTTGGGCCAAACTTACGTTCAAAGCCGCCTGCCCAATCTTCATAGAAGTCGACGACTGTTCCTTCATAAAGTGTTCCATTTGGATTCCCAAAGGAGTTCGCAAGAAAAGGCTTTCGTAGTGACTCAATGTGGCTATAGACACCAAGGTTCTCCCCATTGACACTGACTTTCGCAAGACTGGCGCGCGGTGCTGGGGTGCCAGCGGTTTTGAAAAGGTCGTAGCCAATAAACTGGCTCATCAATGTTGTGTCTTGCTTATTGTTATTGAGGGTAAGGCTACTGAGCCCTTCAATAGTTGTGCCCTTTGCATTTTTGTCGAGTTTGACTTTAAGAGACGGGCGGCGCCGATCGAGTGAACCCAAGAACCCCTTTTTTCGGAGGCCAACGTTTTGATAGAGCACCCCATCAATGGTGATATCCGCAGGGACATAGCTGAAGGGCGATTCAATAGTTTCGAACTGGCGATCGGGCCCTAAGGCCGTAGCGAGTGAGCGTGACTGCTTTCGAATTTCATTCCAGTCATCTTTATCGAGCGTAATGTCAATTTGTAAAACTCGATCGCGTGGAAACACTTGATCGAGTGTTTGCGTCGTATCAGTGTCCTGGCCAGCAGTGATGGAACCAAGGCAGAGAGCAGCGGTAGTACAGATCAATAGTGTTTGAAGTGCGATGTGATGTGAGATATTGCTCATGCCAATCAGTATCTATAGTTCTACGGTATTTATCGACCATGTTAAGGCGCGATGCAAGTAGCAATGCGCCCAGATCATTGTACAAAGACACAATCAAGCCATCATTTTGGTTGAGAATACAAAGTCATTTCTTCGAGAAAAGGCGCTTGGCCATTCTCATAAGTTGATTCTTGTGTAGGATGAGTAACACCACTGCACAGAGGAAACCGATGCACGCTTCTACGAAGAGACTGTATTGAGGTACCAAGTCTTTGGACCCTGGCGGCAAGTTATCTTTGATTCCCTCAAGGCTCACGCCGAGTACGGTAAGGTGACAGATGATCGCACCACCCAAGAGACCGAGCGTAAGCAGCGCACCGAGCGGAACGGTCCAAGGTAAAATTAACAAGATCACAGCGATCAACTCACAGGAGCCGGTGAAATAACGACCCCAAGGCTCCGCGTCGAGTGTGGTGAAGATTGCTACAGGCTCAGGCGCACCAGTGAACTTAAAGTACAGTGTCATGCCCATTAAGAAAGCGGCTACGAGTCGGAAAATCCAGGACGTTGTTAGAAAGGATGCTCTCTTCATAAAGGGTAAGGTAACAGGCAAGGCTCTCTTTAGTCTAGCCGTTTGATGAGGCAGTTAAAGACATATTCAGACAATCACATTTATTGGTGGAAAAACGACAAAAGGACGTTCGGTAAGCACCGGTTGTGCATTATTGATATCGTGCTTATCGAAGTGGGAGTCTCAATGACCATAAAAAAAGCTAAAAAAGGAAGAGTCGAACCGAGTGCGGCACTCTGTGGGGCTCTTCAGGATGTACTCGATCTGTTGGTCATCATGGACTCAACTCAGTATCAAGAAAATAAAATGCACGGGTTTCCCAGTTCAATAGGTGCCCATACGCGCCACTGCATTGATCATGTGGATGCATTGTTGCTGGGTTTAGATGAAGGGCAAGTGCGCTATGACCGCCGTGAACGTGGAACTCAAATAGAGCAGGAACGTGATTTCGCGATCCGTACGATTGAGGATCGCCAAGCGCAGATTGTCGAAATGCCAGCCGACATGTTTCAATGTGATGTTGAAGTAGCGGCACTTGTGACTTCTGATAGCGAAGAGCAAATATTTAGCTCATCAGGTGAACGTGAAACCCTCTACGTGTTCCACCACACCGTACATCACCTTGCTCTAATGGTCGCGCAAGCTGCGCAGATGCACATCAAAGTGGATAAGACCATTGGACGGGCACCAGCTACGATAGCTGCAGACATTGATCACAAATGTGCACGCTGACGATTGTTCCAGAATGTCTGGAGACCAGTTCCGATTCTGCTTATCGTCTTGCTTTCAATCGCGACGAACAACATACACGCCCAATCGCACAGCTGCCGAAGGTGGAGGTGCATGGCAACAAGAAAGTAATTCTTCCCCGCGAGCCTGATGGGGGTGGAACTTGGATCGCTGTTTCAGATGCAGGCCTTGCTTTTGCACTATTGAACGTGAATCCGCCCAATAGATCAGGAACGGTAAGTGGTGGACTGAGTCGGGGCGTGATCATTCCGGCCTTACTCTCAGCTGATTCGATTGAATCAGTTGCTGGCATGCTTCCAACAGCAACACAGGAGGTCAGGCGCCCATTCCGTCTGGTTGTCACGGATGGGCGAATGTGTATTGAGGCCGTTCAGGGCTTTGGAAGAATGAGTTGCCAGATGCATGATCTGATTGAGCCCATCATGAGATCGTCTTCAGGTCTTGGAGATGATGTTGTTGAAGGACCACGTCGATCGCTCTT
This DNA window, taken from Phycisphaerales bacterium, encodes the following:
- a CDS encoding DoxX family protein → MKRASFLTTSWIFRLVAAFLMGMTLYFKFTGAPEPVAIFTTLDAEPWGRYFTGSCELIAVILLILPWTVPLGALLTLGLLGGAIICHLTVLGVSLEGIKDNLPPGSKDLVPQYSLFVEACIGFLCAVVLLILHKNQLMRMAKRLFSKK
- a CDS encoding DUF1080 domain-containing protein, encoding MNTFHMSVVLLSFTLLAMMPLAHGQQEIEQSQSHLGQAGIDETLQATPSQSGNSGQWIPLFNGENLDGWTMKVNGHELGENPLHTAHVENRAIKMRYDDYKRFDDRFGHLFYQQPFENYRLRLKYRFTGEQVPGGPGWAWRNSGVMLHCQDPKTMRQDQPFPVCIEFQFLGGDGTNERATGNVCTPGTHIEVDNQLTKAHIIDSKAETYHGDQWVNMEVEVLGSQRIRHYINGTLVHEYQNPILDANDPDAKQMIDKAQGQDRLGSGYISLQAESHPVAFRDIELMRLNPDGTPWSSPTEDANQTPPTSTPE
- the rpmE gene encoding 50S ribosomal protein L31, with the translated sequence MKKDIHPEYHHECKVFYRGEQVMTVGATVPELNVEIWSGSHPFYTGKSSFVDTAGRVEKFQKKFQGDYFKKKEANKGKSSSKAR
- the sat gene encoding sulfate adenylyltransferase, whose product is MSKTSLIDPHGGSLVNRIISGDQATKLQSEAASLPAITLSDKQACDLEMIAIGAFSPLEGFVGKDDFESICKNMRTADGVAWPIPITLAVDDATKASIEPGSRVALYHRDSTLLAVMDVNEVYSHDKKLEIPNVFGTEDEAHPGVAAVMAEGDWLLGGPIHVLTVTPEHEPGEQFTAHRLAPSATRKEFSDRGWSTIAAFQTRNPIHRAHEYLCKCSQEICDGLLIHPLVGETKPGDIPADVRMECYETIIDKYFVDERTLLSVMPAAMRYAGPREAVLHALVRQNYGVSHFIVGRDHAGVGDYYGTYDAQNIFDTFADGEIKVIPLKFEHAAYSKKAQGMVSAKTFPKIEGDQIFLSGTKVREMLDRAERPPKEFSREEVADVLIKWATSEVPAGA
- the cysC gene encoding adenylyl-sulfate kinase — translated: MADQVATNITWHEGEITAEKRHENMGQQGATLWLTGLSGSGKSTVAVALEQMLIARGKHAYRLDGDNVRHGLNKNLGFSAEDRTENIRRIGEVTKLFAESGMISITSFISPYKADRDLARTAHEEAGIPYFEVYVECPLEEAERRDPKGLYKKARAGEIKGFTGIDDPYEEPDAAELVIRTDQQTIEESAATLLSLLETKGII
- a CDS encoding CotH kinase family protein; translated protein: MSNISHHIALQTLLICTTAALCLGSITAGQDTDTTQTLDQVFPRDRVLQIDITLDKDDWNEIRKQSRSLATALGPDRQFETIESPFSYVPADITIDGVLYQNVGLRKKGFLGSLDRRRPSLKVKLDKNAKGTTIEGLSSLTLNNNKQDTTLMSQFIGYDLFKTAGTPAPRASLAKVSVNGENLGVYSHIESLRKPFLANSFGNPNGTLYEGTVVDFYEDWAGGFERKFGPKKTGLAQLQALINALEIEDDAEAEEAIWKVVDQDAFYKFWAMEGLLSFWDGYAGNRNNFFVYHNPETHKLHFIPWGADAMFETYSKLGEDPASPRSVRTVGRLAYRLYQIPSARERYAQTMQQLLTDVWHEETILADIDRVEAMSRAHLSAAQKSSFDPDRIREFVRNRRAMIEPEITGIDMPLWAQLPEPPPIIGGKQSPDESLFAAAKLGDVDAIKTHLDQGTDVNARDEGGGSALGLAAIAGQIDAMRYLIEHGAEVNATSNDGGVPLHGAAFFGEYDAVELLLTSGADPNIINNDGYTPTDITAAPWNDEMQDIAEFWSGWLGLSTDMEQVKASRPKVALLLAEHGGKYSILLPKPARPLLSSAAKDGDIAALKKDIDAGADVNRLDEKGISPLAWAAVMGQDDAVTLLLEANADINRRNADGGTPLHAAAFFGHANTVTLLLAKGADRNIRNNSGQTALETMASGWNEQMRGVVEYIAYLLSIKVDPEAIGQAWPGIIQQLRTTGQ
- a CDS encoding prepilin-type N-terminal cleavage/methylation domain-containing protein, whose translation is MYASSRLKQMHRFQKPFSRSGFTLIEILVVISIIVILLGILLVALSSARNRAYAAQTTAVMDSFAQSCEKFRQDHGFLPGVVPEAILAGSPKISGTENALLHLMGGYVVEDEIGGDAYGAYLDDDGWNEVSFDDNSDDGNYKMKFNLQRIGEGPTIKGRKFSPYFSPSEREMLDIEMNGSEQYSPGFGGSEVLLPDLVDGWGRPILYFRQTRTRGDLTNSDLTARPQFYLETALPYLLSGNIDSNDQNFANWNGGSILSNDDALASNDEARHAALAQILRQPAIGNPIKNENELKPVTNWDSIARGSIVLISAGPDGIYFAATDGPGSIETPIGGNDYSVEDFIGAGTGVLDKFDDVVYCGG
- a CDS encoding RNA-binding protein; the encoded protein is MKLYIGNLAFSTTQADLEQAFAQFGEVSDATIINDRETGRSRGFGFVDIPDDASAREAISKMDGTDIGGREIKVNEAKPRR
- a CDS encoding PCRF domain-containing protein, whose protein sequence is MSYDLHSKITTKLDALSIQHEQLTKELEDPEVLADHREVRSRNIKRAALDPLVTEYRKYLDLRSEIDEFEQTVLDGTDEELTQFARAELPDLHQKAEEIVASIQCRLVNADDDAIGSVILEVRAGVGGDEAALWAGDLLEMYRRYATDRKWTVKDIELSPGDHGGFKCIVLQIEGEGVWTMLGFEGGTHQVKRVPATETQGRVHTSTATVAVLAEPEEVEVDLDPKDVKEMITTSQGPGGQNVNKVATAVHLIHEPSGVEVRMQDTKSQSQNRQLAWQLLRARIYERQVAEQTAQRSAERRAMIGRGNRAEKIRTYRYKDNMAVDHRLGRSFNLQELLGGGFQSVADALIEYDTAEKLENL
- a CDS encoding NRDE family protein, translated to MCTLTIVPECLETSSDSAYRLAFNRDEQHTRPIAQLPKVEVHGNKKVILPREPDGGGTWIAVSDAGLAFALLNVNPPNRSGTVSGGLSRGVIIPALLSADSIESVAGMLPTATQEVRRPFRLVVTDGRMCIEAVQGFGRMSCQMHDLIEPIMRSSSGLGDDVVEGPRRSLFESMFVDSDLSPISIQDQFHASRILNHDEQSVDMWREDARTVSTAVITVTAVEIRMVYTPGAPREKAPGVPYALMRSQLPGAA
- a CDS encoding type II secretion system protein, whose protein sequence is MMLFTAVAKQGSTCMYLKYKKTPRAFTIIETLVVLGIIAILASITIVAISGASETATQARSTDALRQMASGYTQSSSDNNGELMPGYSAPSDYANAADMPIELEAKVDGRQINPEDAASYVWRLAPYMGGGYKTFMADYRDSAVLDLMDAEVANNVYGSGSASASEIGVGLRPSFGLNSIALGGDSRHGGLAKRYHPWGSRYASERLAATRLSEVVQPSRMILFASSHDPDANLGAVPGTKWGYMELRPPGAGDFERSTVDGDDAPANPWEFDQWWFDENGQIVDSGSGNLGTAGIPVSRGKKQGLPLVHLDGATSVELVGTIAHDPWSWMPFGPSKPRR